CGAAGCTGACGCATGATCTCGGTGGCTTGCTGTTCATGGGCCAGGATGAATTCCAGGCTGGTGTGATGGCGGGTGAAAGGATCAAGGCGCTGGGCATCACGAAGGCTGTCTGTTCCAACCACGAAGTCGGCAATTCCAGCCTTGATGACCGCTGCAACGGTTTCAAGCAGGGCATGGGCGTTGATGTGCCGGTTCTCAACGGTGTGATGGACCCGACCGAAATGAAGAACCGCGTGACGGCCTATCTGACCGCGCATCCCGATACGCAATTCATCCTCGCCGTTGGCGCTACTGGTGCCGAACCGATGCTGGCCGCGCTGAAGGATATGGGGCTGGAAGGCAAGATCAAGACCGGCACGTTCGATCTTTCGCCCAACGTTTTGCAGGCCATTGTGGACGGCAAGATGGAATGGGGCATCGACGCGCAGCAATATGCGATGGGCTATATCCCCGTCGTGATGTTTGACCTGTGGAAGAAATACAAGATCGCGCCGATTGCGGATTATCCCACCGGCCCCGGCTTCGTGACCAAGGATACCGCCGCTTCGGTGATTGCACTTTCCAAACTGGGCAAACGCTGAACCTCCAGGGGCGGGTGGTCCTCCCCGCCTGCCCCTCTTTTTTCGTTGCAGGTTGAATCATGAGCTCGACGTCCAAAGACGAACGCGTAAGGCAAGTGCCCTTGCTGGGGCGGCTACTGAGCCGTCCTGAACTCGGCGCCATTGCCGGCACGGTGCTGGTGTTTGCATTCTTCGCCGCCGTAGCGGGCACGAGTGGATTGTTCAGTGCCAAGGGCATTGTAAACTTCCTGGAAGTCTCGGCGCAGTTGGGGATACTCGCGGCACCTGTGGCGCTCCTGATGATCGCTGGCGAGTTTGATCTTTCGTTGGGTTCGATGATTGGCTTTGCTGGCATTCTGATCGCGATCCCTGCGGTGTTCTGGCACTGGCCGGTTTGGACCTGCATTATCTTTGCGTTCGCAGTTTCGGGCATTATCGGCGCAGCCAATGGCTATATGGTGGTGCGCACGGGGTTGCCGTCTTTCATCGTAACGCTTGGCGGGCTGTTCATGCTGCGCGGGCTGACGCTGGGCATCACGCGTGGCATCTCCGGCCGCACGCAGGTTTCGGGCTTGCATGAGCTTGCGGCCAACGATCCGCTGAACAGCCTTTTCTCAGGGCAGGTTTTTGCCGGACCGATTGAATGGCTGGCGTCGGTCGGCGTGATCGGGCTGCGGCCTGATGGCAAGCCTTCGATCAGCGGCATTCCAGTTTCCATCCTGTGGTGGGTGGGGCTCACGCTGTTCTGTGCGTGGCTGTTGTCACGCACACGGTTTGGCAACTGGATTTTTGCATCGGGTGGCGAGCCCAACGCGGCACGCAATGTGGGCGTGCCAGTGAACCGTACCAAGATTACGCTGTTTGTGATGACGGCCTGGTCGGCAACTTTGTTTGCGGCCATTCAGGTTCTCGTCACCGGCTCGGCCGACACTTTGCGCGGCACACAGAAAGAATTCGAAGCGATCATCGCCGTGGTGATCGGCGGCACATTGCTGACAGGCGGCTACGGCTCGGCCGTGGGCGCACTGTTCGGCGCGCTGATTTTTGGCGTGGTGCAGATGGGCATTTTCTACACTGGAGTTGATACCGACTGGTTCAAGTTCTTCATGGGCGCGATGATGCTGATTGCGGTTCTGTTCAACTCTTATGTGCGCAACCGCGCGATGAGGAGCCGCTGATGGTCACGCCCTATGTTGAACTGAAAGCCGTCAGCAAATATTTCGGCACAGTGATTGCGCTCAAGGATGTGACTTTCGATGTGCTGCCTGGTGAAGTGCATTGCCTGCTGGGCGACAATGGCGCGGGCAAATCCACGCTGATCAAGACGCTGTCTGGTGTTTACACGCCGGATGCGGGTGAGATTCTGGTGGATGGGAAACCTGTGCGTTTTGGTTCACCCAAGGAGACCTTGGATAGCGGCATCGCCACCGTGTATCAGGATCTGGCTCTGGTGCCACTGATGAGCGTGGCACGCAATTTCTTTCTGGGCCGCGAGCCGGTGAAGGGCATCGGGCCGTTCAAGCAGCTGGACATTGATTACTGCAACCGCACTGCGTATCGCGAACTGCGCGACATGGGCATAGAGCTGCGCGACCCCGAGCAACCGGTGGGCACGCTCTCGGGTGGTGAGCGGCAATGCCTTGCGATTGCGCGCGCCATTCATTTCGGTGCCAAGGTGCTGATCCTGGATGAGCCGACTTCGGCGCTGGGCGTGCATCAGGCCTCGATCGTGCTGAAGCTGATTGTGCAATCCAAGGCGCGCGGCATTGGCGTCATTTTCATTTCGCACAATGTGCATCACGCCTATGTGGTGGGGGATCGCTTCACCATCCTGAAGCGCGGGCGCAGCATGGGTACGCATAGCGTGGACAAGATCAGCCGTGATGAATTGCTGAACCTGATGGCGGGCGGCAAGGAACTCGTCGATCTCGAAGCCGAGATCGAGAAGCTGAAGCAAGCGAAAGTGAGCGCCTAGCATGGATCGCATCGGAGTTGCTCTCATCGGCACGGGCTTCATGGGCAAGTGCCATGCGATGGCTTACGGCGCTGTCAAAGCAGTATTTGGCGATGTGCCGGTGGTGGACCGTGCGGTGCTGTGTGATGTGGTTGCCGCTCACACAGCCAAATGCGCAGCAGATTGGGGCTTTGCCAAATCCACCACAGACTGGCGCTCATTGTTGAGCGACCCATCCATTCAGCTGATCTCCATCACTTCGCCCAATGGGCTGCACCGCGAAATGGCGGTGGCTGCGCTGGAAGCGGGCAAGCATGTCTGGTGCGAGAAGCCGATGGCGCTGACGATTGCCGATGCGGAAGCAATGGCTGCTGCTGCCGCGAACGCCAAGGGGCAAGCGACTGCACTCGGCTATGGCTATTTGCGCAATCCCGCTTTGCAGTTTGCGCGCAAGCTGATCGCCGAGGGTGCGATTGGCGAGGTGTTTGATTTCCGCGGTTCTGTCGATGAAGATTATATGGCCGACCCGGCGCTGCCGTGGTCTTGGCGGCTGACGCGCAAGGATGCGGGGCTCGGCACGCTGGGCGATCTCACCGTGCATCTGATTTCGCTGGCACAAGAGCTGATGGGGAATATCTCCAGTCTTTCTGCGATGGTGGATGTGGTGCACAAGCAGCGCCCGGCTGCGGGTGGCAAGATGGCCGAAGTTGAGAATGATGACATTGCTCACGCGCTTGTGCGTTTTGCATCGGGCGCGCGCGGCGTGCTGTCTTCTAGCCGCATCGCGCATGGGCGCAAGAATGGCCTCAAGATTGAAGTTCATGGTTCCAAGGGCATGCTGTGGCTCGACAATGAGCGGATGAATGAGCTCAACCTCTATGTGGCGGAAGGCCCGCCGGAGCAGCGCGGCTTTCGGCGGATTCTGTCGGGGCCGTATCATGCGGCATATGGCAAGCTCTGCCCTGCCCCCGGCCATGGCCTGGGCTTCAACGAACTCAAGGTGATTGAAGCGGCCGAGCTGCTTTATGCGATCACCGGGCGTAAATCCGAATCGGTGAATTTCGAGCGCGGCATTGGCATTGAAAAAGTGATCCATGCCTTTGCCACTTCGGCGGAAACACATCGCTGGGTCGAAGTCTGATCAGGCTTTCGCCAATCCCTCTAGAAGCAGCGCCACAGCTTCGGCACCGGGATCATTGATGCCGGCGAGATTATCCGCCGAGACATAGGAACTGCGGCCCGCCTGGGCGCGCGTCATCTTGCCAGTGGCGTTGGCGCCTGTGCGGGCGGCTTGCGCGGCAGCGTTCAAATCTCCGCTTGCTGACAATGCGGCAAGCGATGGCGCCAAAGCGTCGATCATGGTGCGGTGGCCGGGACCTGCGCCGCCATAGGCCATCATCTTTTCCAGGCCAAATTGCAGCGCTGCCTTCCAGTTCTTGCCGGTGCTCTGCCCGGCGGAAGAAAAGAAGATGGCCAGCAGCACGCCGGATGAGCCGCCGATGGCATGGGTCATCGCCTGGCTGAGGGCTGCGAAAAAATCATCCTGCTTGGCCAGCGGCAATTTACCGATATTGGCATGGATGTAGCGCGCGGCGGTGGCGAGAGTGGAGCCTGTATCGCCGTCGCCCACCCGCGCATCCAGCGCATTCAACGGCTTTTCATGGGCGATGATGATGTCGCAGGCTTTGGCCAGCGTTGCGGCGAGTGCCGGATTTTTGCTGGGTTTGAAAGTCTTGATCTTCGACTCTTTCGGCAGCTTCACCAGCTTTGGTTTTTCATGCCGATAGACTTTCGGCCAGACCAGCGGCGAGGCGGGCGATTGCAAGGCCACTTCCCATTCCGGCTTCAGCGGCAGCAGGCTGAACGAGAAGCCATGCATATCGAGCGATGTGACGAGATTGGCAGGGCCGCAGACCAGCTTGATCTTTTTGCCATGCGGGCCAGCCAGAACTTCATTGGTCAACAAAGCCATTTCCAGCGGCGTGGTGGAGCCCAAATTGTTGACCAGCAGCGCATAGGATTTCGCCGGGCGCGCACGCTTGAACAGCCTGTCGGTCAATGCGCGGGCAGTTTTGGCGGCATCTTCAAAGCCGATCAGTTCTACGCCCGGCTCGCCGTGGATACCGAGGCCCAGCTCGGCCTTGCCTAATGGCACACGGTCTTCGCGGCCGATGCCGGGTATGGTGCAGGAGCTCAAAGCAAGGCCCAACGATACCGCTGCGTCTGCCACGTCCTGCGCGATCTTCGCCACCTTATGCAGCGGCCAGCCTTTCTCGGCGAAATGCCCTGCGATCTTCTCGACGAAGACCACGCCAGCAACGCCGCGCGGCTGGGCGATGCCGGGAATGGCGATGTCGTCCTTCACGATGACGACTTCAACCTTCTTGCCCAGCGAACGGGCACGTTCGACAGCGAGGCCAAAATTCAAACGATCGCCGGTATAGTTCTTGAAGATCAGCAGGCAACCGCCCGGCCCGGTTACCGCCATGATGGCGGCGAAGACGGCATCAATGCTGGGTGAGGCGAAGATTTCGCCGGCCACAGCAGCAGTCAGCATGCCAGCACCCACAAAGCTGGCATGGGCCGGCTCGTGCCCCGACCCGCCGCCAGCGATGATGGCCACGCGCGATGGCTTGTGATCGGTGCGCATGATCACCTTGATGCCGGGAAAGCCATCCAGCCGTGCCAGCTTGGCGCCGCCGGACGCGCGCAGCAAACCGTCAAGTGCGTCCTGAACCAGCTTTTCCTTCTGGTTGATAAACTGCGCCATCGGCTTTGCCTCTATTTCAGGAGCTGTTCGGTGAGTGCCTTCACCATGCGCGGCAGGTCATAGGGGAAGCGGGCGGTGATCAGGTTACCGTCCACCACGCAAGGCTCATCCAACACAGTGGCGCCGGCATTTTTCAGATCGACCTGGATGTTCCACACGGCGGTGGCTTTCTTACCCTTGAGCAAATCGGCGCTCACCAGCACCCATTGGCCGTGGCAGATGGCGCAGGTGGGCTTGCCCTTGGCATGCATGGCGGTGACGAAAGCCTTGGCATGATCATCCATGCGCAAAGCATCGGGGTTCCAGCAGCCGCCGGGCAGGATCACGGCGTCATAGTTTTCAGCCTTGGCCTCATCTGTGTAGCAATCGATCTTCAACCAGCCGGCATTTTCCATCAGGCGGATGGCCAGAACATGAGTCTTGGTGAGCGGCGGAAAGCGCAGGCCAAGGGTGGGGTGGAAATCGCCAATGCGCGGCGAGACGACATGCACGGTTGCTCCATGCTCGCTGAGCCAGCGCTGGGCACCAAGGATTTCCACCTCCTCGACGCCATTGGTGCAACAGATGGCGATTTTCTTGCCTTTGAGCAGGCTCGTGTTTGACGGCGGATCGAACAGGAAGGCATTCAGCTCACGGTTCAACTCGCCATCGGCTGTGGCCAGCAATTCGGTGGAAATCGATGGCACCGGCGAGGTGGACATCAGTTCCTGCATCCGGTTGAAGGATGCTTTCTGGATGGGGGCGTTCATGGGGGTCTCTCCTTTGATTCTGTTGCGTCTTGGTGCGCGAATTGATCTGTTATATCAGTCTGCCTTTATTTCACCAACCGGATCAAGTGATAATGCTGTTGATGTTTCGGGAGGCTGCCATGCTGAGGCTTTGCACCATTATCTTGCTCGCGCTTGCCAGCCCGGCCTTGGCGGATACGCTGACCGGGCCTGCGGCCTTTGGCGACTGGAAGGCGGACGCGCCGGGAGTGACACGCCATATTCGGGCGGAAGATGTGCCTGCACCTGCGGCGGATACATCGGCCAGCAACCCGGCCAAGCTGGTGCCGATGCCCGAGGGTGCCACTTTGAAACTGCCGGAAGGTTTCACGGCAAGCCTTGTCGCTTCTGGCTTCAGCCCACGCGTCATCCGCTTCGCACCCAATGGCGACCTGTTCGTGGCCGATAGCAAAGACAACCAGATCCGGATGTATCATTTCGGTGACGGGCTAGACAAAGCGCCGACCGCATCAATCTATGCCAAGGGCCTGAACCGACCTTACGGCATCGCCTTTTATCCGCCGGGGCCGGAGCCGGCTTTTGTCTATGTGGCCAATGCCGATGGCGTGGTGCGGTTTTCCTACAAAAGCGGCGATGTGGCCGCCACCGCAGCGCCCAAGCAGATTATCTCGGGCATCCCGGCCTCGGGCCACTGGACGCGCGACATTGCCTTCTCGCCTGATGGCAAGCTGCTCTATGTGAGCGTTGGCTCCAGCGGAAATGTGGCTTCCGACATGCCCGCCACGCCAGAAGATGGACTTGAAAGCTGGATCAAGAATCAGCCGCTGGGTGCCGCCTGGGGTGCTGAAGCGGGGCGCGCCAATGTGCTGGCCTTTTCACCCGACGGGCAGAACCGGCAAATCTGGGCCACAGGCCTGCGCAATTGTGCGGGCATTACCATCCAGCCAGCCAATGCGGATTTATGGTGCGTGGTGAACGAGCGCGATGGGTTGGGCGATAATCTGCCCTTTGAATATGCCACGCATGTTCCCCAAGGCGCGTATTTCGGCTGGCCCTGGTATTATACGGGCGACCATCAGGACACCCGGCCCGACAGCGAGCGGCCTGATCTGAAGGGCAAGGTCAGTATCGGCGATGTGCTGATCCAGGCGCATTCAGCGCCGCTGAATATTGCCTTCTACGAGGGCAGCGCGTTTCCGGCTGAATACAAGGGCGATGCCTTTGTCACTCTGCATGGATCATGGAACCGGGCCACGCGCACCGGCTACAAAATCGTGCGGTTGCTGTTCAGAGATGGCAAGCCGACGGGGGAGTATCAGGATTTCATCACCGGCTTCGTCAAGAGCGACAAAGAAGTCTGGGGTCGGCCGGTGGGTATAGCCGTGGCACCGGATGGATCACTGTTCTTCAGTGAAGATGGCAGCGGCAATATCTGGCGGGTGACTTACCAGGGCGGGTAAAATTCGAGCCCGGCTTCCAGCCAATCCGCAGCCTCCAGCACCTGTTCAGTCAGCGGCAGCGCGATATCGACGCGCAATGACCATTCATCGGCTGCTGGCGGTTCAAGCGTCTTGAGCTGGCTGTCGAGCAGTGAGGGCGGCATGAAATGGTTTTTGCGGGCATTGATCCGCTCTTGCAGCACGTCGCGGCTGCCATCGAGAAACACGAAGGCCACCGGACGGCCCGCCGCCTTGGCAATATGCTCGCGGTAAGAGCGCTTCAGGGCGGAGCAGGATGCAATCTTGCCTTCGGTGCCAGCCAGCGCCTTGCCGACTTCCTCCAGCCAAGGCCAGCGATCCGTATCAGTGAGTGGAATGCCGGCGGACATCTTGGCGATATTGGCCTTTGGGTGCAGCTTGTCGCCCTCGACGAACCACTTCACATCAAGCTTTTCAGCCAGCGCTTCGCCCACGGAGGTCTTGCCGCAGCATGTTACCCCCATCACCACGCATGCGCCTTGAAATGTCATGCCCTCCCTTCACATCTTTTTATG
This genomic interval from Aestuariivirga litoralis contains the following:
- a CDS encoding sugar ABC transporter substrate-binding protein, coding for MGTKRDMLKSLLGVAAAVTIWTGAGAAAYADDQTRVVFVTHGQSGDPYWSVVKNGMDDAAKTLGVKAEYISPDTFDMAKLGQMIDAAATSKPDGLVVSIPDAAALSTQVKNAVAAGVPVIVIDSGGSKLTHDLGGLLFMGQDEFQAGVMAGERIKALGITKAVCSNHEVGNSSLDDRCNGFKQGMGVDVPVLNGVMDPTEMKNRVTAYLTAHPDTQFILAVGATGAEPMLAALKDMGLEGKIKTGTFDLSPNVLQAIVDGKMEWGIDAQQYAMGYIPVVMFDLWKKYKIAPIADYPTGPGFVTKDTAASVIALSKLGKR
- a CDS encoding ABC transporter permease yields the protein MSSTSKDERVRQVPLLGRLLSRPELGAIAGTVLVFAFFAAVAGTSGLFSAKGIVNFLEVSAQLGILAAPVALLMIAGEFDLSLGSMIGFAGILIAIPAVFWHWPVWTCIIFAFAVSGIIGAANGYMVVRTGLPSFIVTLGGLFMLRGLTLGITRGISGRTQVSGLHELAANDPLNSLFSGQVFAGPIEWLASVGVIGLRPDGKPSISGIPVSILWWVGLTLFCAWLLSRTRFGNWIFASGGEPNAARNVGVPVNRTKITLFVMTAWSATLFAAIQVLVTGSADTLRGTQKEFEAIIAVVIGGTLLTGGYGSAVGALFGALIFGVVQMGIFYTGVDTDWFKFFMGAMMLIAVLFNSYVRNRAMRSR
- a CDS encoding ATP-binding cassette domain-containing protein, whose amino-acid sequence is MVTPYVELKAVSKYFGTVIALKDVTFDVLPGEVHCLLGDNGAGKSTLIKTLSGVYTPDAGEILVDGKPVRFGSPKETLDSGIATVYQDLALVPLMSVARNFFLGREPVKGIGPFKQLDIDYCNRTAYRELRDMGIELRDPEQPVGTLSGGERQCLAIARAIHFGAKVLILDEPTSALGVHQASIVLKLIVQSKARGIGVIFISHNVHHAYVVGDRFTILKRGRSMGTHSVDKISRDELLNLMAGGKELVDLEAEIEKLKQAKVSA
- a CDS encoding Gfo/Idh/MocA family protein, which produces MDRIGVALIGTGFMGKCHAMAYGAVKAVFGDVPVVDRAVLCDVVAAHTAKCAADWGFAKSTTDWRSLLSDPSIQLISITSPNGLHREMAVAALEAGKHVWCEKPMALTIADAEAMAAAAANAKGQATALGYGYLRNPALQFARKLIAEGAIGEVFDFRGSVDEDYMADPALPWSWRLTRKDAGLGTLGDLTVHLISLAQELMGNISSLSAMVDVVHKQRPAAGGKMAEVENDDIAHALVRFASGARGVLSSSRIAHGRKNGLKIEVHGSKGMLWLDNERMNELNLYVAEGPPEQRGFRRILSGPYHAAYGKLCPAPGHGLGFNELKVIEAAELLYAITGRKSESVNFERGIGIEKVIHAFATSAETHRWVEV
- a CDS encoding dihydroxyacetone kinase subunit DhaK gives rise to the protein MAQFINQKEKLVQDALDGLLRASGGAKLARLDGFPGIKVIMRTDHKPSRVAIIAGGGSGHEPAHASFVGAGMLTAAVAGEIFASPSIDAVFAAIMAVTGPGGCLLIFKNYTGDRLNFGLAVERARSLGKKVEVVIVKDDIAIPGIAQPRGVAGVVFVEKIAGHFAEKGWPLHKVAKIAQDVADAAVSLGLALSSCTIPGIGREDRVPLGKAELGLGIHGEPGVELIGFEDAAKTARALTDRLFKRARPAKSYALLVNNLGSTTPLEMALLTNEVLAGPHGKKIKLVCGPANLVTSLDMHGFSFSLLPLKPEWEVALQSPASPLVWPKVYRHEKPKLVKLPKESKIKTFKPSKNPALAATLAKACDIIIAHEKPLNALDARVGDGDTGSTLATAARYIHANIGKLPLAKQDDFFAALSQAMTHAIGGSSGVLLAIFFSSAGQSTGKNWKAALQFGLEKMMAYGGAGPGHRTMIDALAPSLAALSASGDLNAAAQAARTGANATGKMTRAQAGRSSYVSADNLAGINDPGAEAVALLLEGLAKA
- a CDS encoding type 1 glutamine amidotransferase domain-containing protein, which codes for MNAPIQKASFNRMQELMSTSPVPSISTELLATADGELNRELNAFLFDPPSNTSLLKGKKIAICCTNGVEEVEILGAQRWLSEHGATVHVVSPRIGDFHPTLGLRFPPLTKTHVLAIRLMENAGWLKIDCYTDEAKAENYDAVILPGGCWNPDALRMDDHAKAFVTAMHAKGKPTCAICHGQWVLVSADLLKGKKATAVWNIQVDLKNAGATVLDEPCVVDGNLITARFPYDLPRMVKALTEQLLK
- a CDS encoding PQQ-dependent sugar dehydrogenase — translated: MLRLCTIILLALASPALADTLTGPAAFGDWKADAPGVTRHIRAEDVPAPAADTSASNPAKLVPMPEGATLKLPEGFTASLVASGFSPRVIRFAPNGDLFVADSKDNQIRMYHFGDGLDKAPTASIYAKGLNRPYGIAFYPPGPEPAFVYVANADGVVRFSYKSGDVAATAAPKQIISGIPASGHWTRDIAFSPDGKLLYVSVGSSGNVASDMPATPEDGLESWIKNQPLGAAWGAEAGRANVLAFSPDGQNRQIWATGLRNCAGITIQPANADLWCVVNERDGLGDNLPFEYATHVPQGAYFGWPWYYTGDHQDTRPDSERPDLKGKVSIGDVLIQAHSAPLNIAFYEGSAFPAEYKGDAFVTLHGSWNRATRTGYKIVRLLFRDGKPTGEYQDFITGFVKSDKEVWGRPVGIAVAPDGSLFFSEDGSGNIWRVTYQGG
- a CDS encoding gluconokinase, translating into MTFQGACVVMGVTCCGKTSVGEALAEKLDVKWFVEGDKLHPKANIAKMSAGIPLTDTDRWPWLEEVGKALAGTEGKIASCSALKRSYREHIAKAAGRPVAFVFLDGSRDVLQERINARKNHFMPPSLLDSQLKTLEPPAADEWSLRVDIALPLTEQVLEAADWLEAGLEFYPPW